The following are encoded in a window of Planktothrix sp. FACHB-1365 genomic DNA:
- the crtW gene encoding beta-carotene ketolase CrtW translates to MSNPSVLDYHYLDIQDSIPSELAINKNSTVAQINSTTKTQAGLWIALTIIAIWTVCFIRFLSLDLSQTNWVIIGLALLLQTFLYTGLFITAHDAMHGSLYPNNLKLNHLIGSIAVTLYGLFSYEELLKKHWLHHRYPASDNDPDFHDGEHQSLISWYLYFMIRYWSWWRLIKWAFVFHSIQLLFHISILNLALFWIIPFICSSFQLFYFGTFLTHREPPGGYQNDHCAQSNSLPIFWSFMTCYHFGYHQEHHQYPNVPWWQLPNVRNPQLSP, encoded by the coding sequence ATGTCTAATCCCTCAGTCTTAGATTACCACTATCTTGATATCCAAGATTCTATTCCTTCAGAATTAGCAATCAATAAAAATTCTACTGTAGCTCAGATTAACTCAACAACAAAAACCCAAGCTGGGTTATGGATTGCCCTCACTATTATAGCAATCTGGACAGTTTGCTTCATCAGATTTTTATCTTTAGATCTCTCTCAAACTAATTGGGTTATAATTGGGTTAGCCCTGCTTTTACAAACCTTTTTATATACAGGTTTGTTTATTACGGCTCATGATGCCATGCACGGTTCTCTTTATCCTAATAATCTAAAGCTAAATCATTTAATTGGGTCGATTGCGGTCACGCTTTATGGATTATTTTCCTATGAAGAATTGCTCAAAAAACATTGGCTGCATCATCGCTACCCCGCCAGCGACAATGATCCTGACTTCCATGATGGTGAGCATCAAAGTCTCATTTCTTGGTATCTGTATTTTATGATTAGATACTGGAGTTGGTGGCGGTTAATTAAATGGGCATTTGTATTCCATAGCATTCAACTTTTATTTCATATTTCTATCCTTAATTTGGCTTTATTTTGGATCATTCCGTTTATCTGTAGTTCCTTTCAATTGTTTTATTTTGGAACTTTTCTCACCCATCGAGAACCCCCAGGAGGATATCAAAATGATCACTGTGCTCAAAGTAATTCCTTACCAATTTTTTGGTCGTTTATGACTTGTTATCACTTTGGTTATCATCAAGAACACCATCAATATCCTAATGTTCCTTGGTGGCAACTTCCCAACGTTCGCAACCCTCAACTCAGCCCTTAA
- the smc gene encoding chromosome segregation protein SMC translates to MVHIKRVELTNFKSFGGTTAVPLLPGFTVISGPNGSGKSNILDALLFALGLSSSKGMRAERLPDLVNNAQSRKTTVETLVTVTFDLSDYDGEPLGRNSDEMDNNLSPETEELEEETETPVETLHATSLQIPNYQPPLEWTVARKLRVTKQGTYTSTYYINGEACTQTELHEQLNKLRIYPEGYNVVLQGDVTGIITMKPRERREIIDELAGVASFDRKITLAKEKLDAVKDREERSRIVEQELIAQRDRLDKDRSKAEKYQQLREEFQQKSQWETVLNYQTLQQQQGRLREQIEADDRTLTELNEQRQQKDQQIHTTSVQLEALNAHVKAMGEEELIALQSSLATEEAQQRQLQTRSAELETALQQTVTQIHQTEQELRQQYQTLDTLAIEKDRETLNLGQRQRERDTLQATVERSREATSQVAQQAESWMVQQTELHRQIETLQKTLDPHRTEQARLRERVEQLQRQLSEQQQSLATLGEELSQKTIALESATTQRDATSQQVATLTQQVTEAETDLQVQQETQTRLLQEQRERQRKLDKLEAQHQAQQEATGSYATKIIAQSGISGICGLVCQLGQVEPQYQLALETAAGARLGHIVVEDDSVAAAAIEFLKRQQAGRATFLPLNKIQGNRSNLPNLATMRNLQGLIDLAVNLIEYEPRYQDIFAYVFGNTLVFNNLSNARKVLGQYRIVTLEGELLETTGAMTGGSVSSRSTLHFGTDQGSAEARNIAALKERLEEIERILERCNRSIEETSQTVKVRSQQLNEVRQTLRDHQQQVSLLESEIKTLNNQQEQLRSQLEKNTQELNTAQIRLKNLEAEIPNLETKLQQDREVLAQLEATHSHSEWQQLQGVLRSQETELQQKENALRTVQQRLIEIENQQTRLQDKIQEGNQKLETIRQEQKSLTQKLEIVKIQLAEIHQKIQQTRVKVSQVEAKLGEEKKQRDQVETQLGELRLAKQQLDWQIEKLQETQQGRREQLTIKLEQIAAIRTELPEPLPNIPQNLDLASLQRELRSLQKRMEALEPVNMLALEEFERTQTRLEELTQKLTTLEGERTELLLRIENFTTLRRRAFQEAFDAVNENFQTIFAQLSEGDGYLEIDNPEDPFSSGLNLIAHPKGKPVQRLTSMSGGEKSLTALSFIFALQRYRPSPFYAFDEVDMFLDGANVERLARMIKSQTEQAQFIVVSLRRPMMEASQRTIGVTQARGAYTQVLGIKL, encoded by the coding sequence ATGGTTCATATCAAGCGCGTCGAACTGACTAACTTTAAATCCTTTGGTGGGACAACAGCAGTCCCATTACTACCGGGTTTTACGGTCATTTCTGGGCCGAATGGTTCGGGGAAATCGAATATTCTGGATGCGTTATTATTTGCTTTGGGGTTATCCTCTTCTAAAGGAATGCGGGCGGAACGTTTACCCGATCTCGTGAATAACGCCCAAAGTCGTAAAACCACCGTTGAAACCCTTGTAACGGTGACGTTTGACCTGTCGGACTATGACGGCGAACCTTTGGGAAGAAATAGTGATGAAATGGATAATAATTTATCCCCAGAAACGGAAGAATTAGAGGAAGAAACAGAAACCCCCGTAGAGACGTTGCATGCAACGTCTCTACAGATACCGAATTATCAACCCCCCTTAGAATGGACGGTTGCGCGGAAATTAAGAGTTACAAAACAGGGAACTTATACCTCGACTTATTATATTAATGGGGAAGCTTGTACTCAAACAGAATTGCATGAACAGTTGAATAAATTGCGAATATATCCTGAAGGATATAACGTCGTTTTACAAGGAGATGTGACGGGTATTATTACCATGAAACCCCGTGAACGTCGAGAAATTATTGATGAGTTGGCGGGGGTGGCTTCCTTTGATCGAAAAATTACCTTAGCTAAGGAAAAATTAGATGCGGTTAAGGATCGAGAAGAACGCAGTCGTATTGTAGAACAAGAATTAATTGCTCAACGCGATCGCTTAGATAAGGATCGTTCAAAAGCTGAAAAATATCAACAACTTCGAGAAGAATTTCAACAAAAAAGTCAATGGGAAACCGTTCTTAATTATCAAACGTTACAACAACAACAAGGACGACTGCGGGAACAAATAGAAGCCGATGATCGCACGTTAACGGAACTTAACGAACAACGTCAACAAAAAGATCAACAAATTCACACCACCTCGGTACAACTCGAAGCCCTCAACGCTCATGTTAAGGCGATGGGGGAGGAAGAACTCATCGCCCTTCAGTCGAGTTTGGCCACAGAAGAAGCCCAACAGCGTCAACTCCAAACCCGGTCTGCGGAACTGGAAACCGCTCTGCAACAAACCGTTACTCAAATTCACCAAACCGAACAAGAACTGCGTCAACAATATCAAACCCTGGATACTCTAGCCATTGAAAAAGACCGGGAAACTTTAAATTTGGGTCAACGCCAACGGGAACGGGACACCCTGCAAGCAACGGTAGAACGCAGTCGGGAGGCGACTTCTCAGGTGGCACAACAGGCAGAAAGCTGGATGGTGCAACAAACGGAACTGCACCGACAAATTGAAACCCTGCAAAAAACCCTTGACCCCCATCGTACCGAACAAGCCCGACTGCGGGAACGAGTTGAACAGTTGCAACGACAACTTTCTGAGCAGCAACAGTCTTTGGCAACCTTGGGGGAGGAGTTATCGCAAAAAACAATAGCACTGGAAAGTGCTACCACTCAACGGGATGCAACGTCTCAACAGGTGGCGACTCTAACTCAACAGGTGACGGAGGCAGAAACCGACTTACAGGTACAGCAGGAAACCCAAACCCGTCTGTTACAGGAACAACGGGAACGTCAGCGCAAATTGGATAAATTAGAAGCGCAACACCAAGCCCAACAGGAGGCGACGGGCAGTTATGCGACTAAAATTATTGCTCAGTCGGGAATTTCGGGTATTTGTGGGTTGGTGTGCCAGTTGGGACAAGTTGAACCCCAATATCAGTTAGCCTTGGAAACGGCGGCGGGTGCGAGGTTGGGTCATATTGTGGTGGAAGATGATAGTGTGGCGGCGGCGGCTATTGAATTTTTGAAGCGTCAACAAGCGGGACGGGCGACATTTTTACCGTTAAATAAAATTCAGGGAAATCGTTCAAATCTTCCTAATTTAGCCACGATGCGAAATTTGCAAGGGTTAATTGATTTAGCGGTGAATTTAATCGAATATGAACCGAGATATCAAGATATTTTTGCTTATGTTTTTGGCAATACTTTAGTTTTTAATAATTTAAGTAATGCTCGAAAAGTGTTAGGACAATATCGCATTGTAACTTTAGAAGGAGAATTATTAGAAACAACCGGAGCCATGACGGGGGGAAGTGTTTCCTCTCGGTCTACGTTACATTTTGGCACGGATCAAGGGTCAGCCGAAGCCAGAAATATTGCAGCATTGAAAGAACGGTTAGAGGAAATTGAACGAATTTTAGAACGGTGTAACCGCAGTATTGAAGAAACGAGTCAAACGGTGAAAGTGCGATCGCAACAACTCAACGAAGTCAGACAAACCTTGCGAGATCATCAACAACAAGTTTCCTTATTAGAGTCGGAAATTAAGACCTTAAATAATCAACAGGAACAACTGCGATCGCAATTAGAAAAAAATACCCAAGAATTGAATACCGCCCAAATTCGCTTAAAGAATTTAGAGGCAGAAATTCCCAATTTAGAAACGAAATTACAACAAGATCGGGAAGTTTTAGCGCAATTAGAAGCCACCCATAGTCATAGTGAATGGCAACAACTTCAAGGGGTATTAAGAAGTCAGGAAACTGAGTTACAACAAAAGGAAAATGCCCTGAGAACTGTGCAACAACGGTTAATTGAAATTGAGAATCAACAAACCCGTTTACAGGATAAAATTCAAGAGGGAAATCAGAAATTAGAAACTATTCGTCAAGAACAGAAATCTTTAACACAAAAGTTAGAAATTGTCAAGATTCAATTGGCAGAAATTCATCAAAAAATTCAACAAACCCGTGTGAAAGTGTCCCAAGTAGAAGCGAAATTAGGAGAGGAGAAAAAACAACGGGATCAGGTAGAAACCCAGTTAGGAGAATTGCGGTTAGCCAAACAACAATTAGATTGGCAAATTGAAAAATTACAAGAAACCCAACAAGGAAGACGGGAACAATTAACTATAAAATTAGAACAAATTGCCGCTATTCGGACAGAACTTCCTGAACCGTTACCGAATATTCCTCAAAATTTAGATTTAGCCAGTTTACAGCGAGAATTGCGATCGCTCCAAAAACGCATGGAAGCCTTAGAACCTGTGAATATGTTAGCGTTAGAAGAATTTGAACGGACTCAAACTCGCTTAGAAGAATTAACCCAAAAATTAACTACCTTAGAAGGGGAAAGAACCGAATTATTATTGAGAATTGAGAACTTTACCACCTTACGCCGTCGTGCTTTTCAAGAAGCCTTTGATGCCGTTAATGAGAATTTTCAAACCATTTTTGCTCAACTGTCTGAAGGGGATGGTTATTTAGAAATTGATAACCCAGAAGACCCCTTTAGTAGTGGGTTAAATTTAATTGCTCACCCGAAAGGAAAACCCGTTCAACGGTTAACCTCAATGTCGGGAGGTGAAAAATCTTTAACGGCTTTAAGCTTTATTTTTGCTCTACAACGATATCGTCCTTCCCCGTTTTATGCCTTTGATGAAGTTGATATGTTTTTAGATGGAGCAAACGTGGAAAGATTGGCTAGAATGATTAAAAGTCAAACCGAACAAGCTCAATTTATTGTTGTTAGCTTACGCCGTCCGATGATGGAAGCGTCTCAACGAACCATTGGCGTTACCCAAGCCAGAGGTGCCTACACCCAAGTCCTCGGAATTAAACTTTAA
- a CDS encoding AAA family ATPase: MKLTKLNLTNYRGVEDLDLALHPNLNVFIGVNGAGKSTILDSIAIMLSWVVNRLQNPRAFGRPINEPDITNGKDSSTIQLSSSIQQQVITWQLVRIRQGHITPNRSDLSKLNPYIEQLRQQITLQPEPTNLPLFVYYPVNRAVLDIPLRIKHKHQFNPLIAYKDALTSGANFRTFFEGFREREDLENENLKYRDTVHKPDDFCFPDPQLEAVRQAIYGFLPDFSNLTVRRSPLRMEITKQGQILTVNQLSNGEKCLIAMIGDLARRMAMLNPQQSEPLKGDGIILIDEIDLHLHPQWQRFLIPKMLEIFPNCQFFISTHSPHVITHVQPENLHLLQQTNQGIKIVPALESYGKTVERILEDLMGLETTRPTEVDLALREIFENIARNRLPEAKEKIKLLKPKIKDDPELTKAEVLIRRKEIIGK; the protein is encoded by the coding sequence ATGAAACTAACTAAGCTTAACCTTACCAATTATCGAGGAGTAGAAGACCTCGATCTAGCTCTACACCCTAACCTTAACGTTTTTATTGGAGTTAATGGTGCAGGAAAATCCACTATCCTTGATAGTATAGCAATTATGCTCTCTTGGGTCGTTAATCGGCTCCAAAACCCCAGAGCATTCGGTAGACCTATTAACGAGCCAGATATTACCAACGGTAAAGATAGCTCAACCATTCAACTCTCCAGCAGTATTCAGCAACAAGTGATTACTTGGCAACTGGTCAGAATACGCCAAGGACACATCACCCCAAATAGAAGTGACCTAAGTAAACTTAATCCATATATCGAACAACTACGCCAACAAATCACCCTCCAGCCAGAACCAACCAATTTACCCCTATTTGTCTATTATCCGGTTAATCGTGCTGTTCTCGATATTCCCCTACGCATTAAACATAAACACCAATTTAATCCCCTAATCGCTTACAAAGACGCCCTTACCAGTGGGGCAAATTTTCGTACCTTCTTTGAAGGGTTTCGGGAAAGAGAAGATCTAGAAAATGAAAACCTTAAATATCGTGATACCGTTCACAAACCCGATGATTTTTGTTTTCCTGACCCTCAACTGGAAGCAGTTCGTCAAGCTATTTATGGCTTTTTACCCGACTTTTCTAACCTGACCGTGCGCCGTAGCCCTTTAAGAATGGAAATCACCAAACAAGGGCAAATCTTAACGGTTAACCAACTTTCCAACGGAGAAAAATGCCTAATTGCCATGATTGGAGATCTGGCTCGTCGTATGGCGATGCTAAATCCCCAACAGTCCGAACCCCTAAAAGGGGATGGAATCATTCTGATTGATGAAATAGACCTTCATTTACACCCCCAATGGCAACGTTTTTTGATTCCGAAAATGTTAGAAATATTTCCTAATTGTCAGTTTTTTATTTCTACCCATTCTCCCCACGTTATTACCCATGTTCAGCCGGAAAACTTACATCTACTTCAGCAAACAAACCAAGGGATTAAAATTGTTCCTGCCCTTGAATCTTACGGCAAAACCGTTGAACGCATCCTAGAAGACTTAATGGGTTTAGAGACTACTCGCCCTACAGAGGTAGATCTCGCTTTAAGAGAAATCTTTGAAAATATTGCTCGAAATAGACTCCCCGAAGCTAAAGAAAAAATTAAGCTCCTCAAACCCAAAATTAAAGATGACCCTGAATTAACGAAAGCTGAAGTTTTAATTCGTCGGAAGGAAATTATTGGTAAATGA
- a CDS encoding retron system putative HNH endonuclease produces the protein MKQIIKGKEPQSFVDWKMSKQYEESKNNPPRVRSIYARFKKTKKVKTPVKNSLMAEQGYICCYCECRIGADNSHIEHLIPRDSEFQKSLDYDNLLCCCQKDLGEKDLGEKDLEVKHLKVNKHCGHSKLKNILPISPLNPDCETRFIFDDYGQILPAQEDDDEAKKTIEILQLNVPKLKALRKSVIDPFRNLYLDPDQDQEELRTFISDYLEKNSEGEYGECWTTIKCLFGDFLH, from the coding sequence ATGAAACAGATCATTAAAGGGAAAGAACCTCAATCTTTCGTTGATTGGAAGATGAGCAAACAATATGAAGAATCAAAAAATAATCCGCCAAGGGTTAGAAGTATCTATGCGCGTTTTAAAAAGACTAAAAAAGTTAAAACTCCTGTAAAAAACTCTTTAATGGCAGAACAGGGCTATATTTGTTGTTATTGTGAGTGCCGAATAGGAGCAGATAACTCTCATATTGAACATTTAATCCCTAGAGATAGTGAATTTCAAAAATCTCTTGATTATGATAATTTATTATGCTGTTGTCAAAAGGATTTAGGAGAAAAGGATTTAGGAGAAAAAGATTTAGAAGTAAAACATTTAAAAGTAAACAAACATTGTGGTCATTCTAAACTTAAAAATATATTGCCTATTTCTCCATTAAACCCTGATTGTGAAACTCGTTTTATTTTTGATGATTATGGTCAAATTTTACCCGCTCAGGAAGATGATGATGAAGCTAAAAAGACTATCGAAATCTTACAATTAAATGTTCCTAAATTAAAAGCTCTGCGTAAAAGTGTGATCGATCCCTTTCGTAACCTTTACCTTGACCCTGATCAGGATCAGGAAGAATTAAGAACTTTTATCTCAGATTACCTCGAAAAAAATTCAGAAGGGGAATATGGCGAATGTTGGACAACGATTAAATGTCTATTTGGTGATTTTCTTCATTAA
- a CDS encoding DNA-binding protein has protein sequence MTPISDSYHNYLIESLKDPEEAAAYLEVALEEGSDQPQLLKKVITNIVEAHSQLNYGYDSNQINPEKLDQALSLINCVAIYGFVELVDMLGLKISIHVKEVERE, from the coding sequence ATGACTCCAATTAGCGATAGTTACCATAATTATTTAATTGAATCTCTTAAAGATCCAGAAGAAGCAGCTGCTTATCTTGAAGTAGCGTTAGAAGAAGGGAGCGATCAACCTCAATTATTAAAAAAAGTCATCACTAATATTGTAGAGGCTCACAGTCAATTAAATTATGGTTACGATTCTAATCAAATTAATCCAGAAAAACTGGATCAAGCTTTATCCTTAATCAATTGTGTTGCTATTTATGGTTTTGTAGAATTAGTGGATATGCTAGGTTTGAAAATTTCAATTCACGTGAAAGAGGTAGAAAGAGAATGA
- the glyQ gene encoding glycine--tRNA ligase subunit alpha → MNFQSIIATLNQFWSDRGCLIAQPYDTEKGAGTMNPHTFLRAIGPEPWSVAYVEPCRRPTDGRYGENPNRFQHYYQYQVLIKPSPDNIQEMYLDSLRLLGINPDDHDIRFVEDNWESPTLGAWGVGWEVWLDGMEITQFTYFQQCGSLDCRPVSIEITYGLERLAMYLQNVDAMTKISWTDTINYGDVHLQGEIEQCTYNFEASNPEFLFTLFGLYEQEAEQLIEKGLVLPSLDYVLKCSHSFNLLDARGVIAVTERTRYIGRIRNLARRVAQRYLEQRELLNYPLKK, encoded by the coding sequence GTGAATTTTCAATCAATTATTGCTACCCTGAATCAATTTTGGAGCGATCGCGGCTGTTTGATTGCTCAACCCTATGATACCGAAAAAGGGGCGGGAACAATGAATCCCCATACCTTTTTACGTGCTATTGGCCCCGAACCTTGGTCTGTCGCCTATGTCGAACCTTGTCGCCGTCCCACCGATGGCCGTTATGGAGAAAACCCCAACCGTTTTCAACATTATTATCAATATCAAGTCTTAATTAAACCGTCTCCTGATAATATTCAAGAGATGTATTTAGACTCCTTGAGACTGTTAGGAATTAACCCTGATGATCATGATATTCGCTTTGTAGAAGATAATTGGGAATCTCCCACTTTAGGCGCTTGGGGTGTGGGTTGGGAAGTGTGGTTAGATGGGATGGAAATTACTCAATTTACCTATTTTCAACAATGTGGTAGTCTTGATTGTCGTCCCGTTTCTATTGAGATTACTTATGGTTTAGAACGTTTGGCAATGTATCTGCAAAATGTCGATGCCATGACTAAAATTTCTTGGACAGATACCATTAATTATGGAGATGTTCACTTACAGGGAGAAATTGAACAATGCACCTATAATTTTGAAGCCTCTAACCCCGAATTCTTGTTTACCTTATTTGGATTATATGAACAGGAAGCGGAACAATTAATTGAAAAAGGGTTAGTTTTACCCAGTTTAGATTATGTTCTCAAATGTTCCCATAGCTTTAATTTACTAGATGCACGAGGGGTAATTGCGGTTACAGAACGGACTCGTTATATTGGTAGAATTCGTAATTTAGCCAGACGAGTCGCCCAACGTTATTTAGAACAGCGAGAACTCTTAAATTATCCCTTAAAAAAATAG
- a CDS encoding DNA polymerase III subunit gamma/tau, whose product MSYEPLHHKYRPQTFAHLVGQEAIATTLTNAIESQRIAPAYLFTGPRGTGKTSSARILAKSLNCLATGKPTATPCGVCDVCKGITNGSTLDVIEIDAASNTGVDNIRELIERSQFAPVQCRYKVYVIDECHMLSTAAFNALLKTLEEPPDRVVFVLATTDPQRVLATIISRCQRFDFRRIPLDSMVKHLKYIAQQENINIVSDAIFMVAQIAQGGLRDAESLLDQLSLLSGEITVEKVWDLVGAVPERDLISLLEAINSGDTAIILDCIRQLLNRGREPLIVLQNLAGFYRDLLIAKSAPNRPDLVALTQPTWEKLCQFSQHWNHEIILAGQKHLRESEAQIKHTTQPRLWLEITLLGLLPAALQKSVVTQTVSVVQTPQTTVQTPPQYVQRSEPSPPPQNPVNVPVYQPTSNPEPQPQVKAEIPAIPAEPPIVIDGNIEQIWQQVLACIQLPGTQSFFRQQGSLIQCNSDVAYIKMKSEPVLKMAQTKQKLSSLEKAFQQVFGHPVKINFDTGGGTSAYRVQEVTPPSPSYSPVENSRVSSPEISPNSSINHQEQQQISSSPDQDIRESDQIDQVKMETEMETGKMPVPLEKVELTPEEMDAQAVLMASQKLAEFFKGQMIDLGEKQTSKTSILLSQKDDIVDKIEDDNFIEPDEIEEDNYDDF is encoded by the coding sequence GTGAGTTACGAGCCCCTACACCACAAATATCGGCCCCAAACCTTTGCCCATTTAGTCGGACAAGAAGCGATCGCAACTACCCTCACCAATGCGATCGAGTCTCAACGCATCGCTCCCGCCTATCTCTTCACCGGGCCAAGAGGAACGGGAAAAACCTCTAGCGCGAGAATTTTAGCGAAATCTTTAAATTGTTTGGCCACTGGGAAGCCGACGGCCACTCCTTGCGGTGTTTGTGATGTTTGTAAAGGCATTACCAATGGGTCTACTTTAGATGTCATTGAAATTGATGCGGCGAGTAATACCGGAGTTGATAATATTCGAGAATTAATTGAGCGATCGCAATTTGCCCCCGTTCAATGTCGGTATAAAGTGTATGTAATAGATGAATGTCATATGTTAAGTACCGCAGCATTTAACGCCTTATTAAAAACCTTAGAAGAACCTCCAGATCGAGTTGTATTTGTATTAGCAACCACCGATCCACAACGGGTATTAGCTACCATTATTTCTCGGTGTCAACGGTTTGATTTTCGACGAATTCCGTTAGATTCAATGGTGAAACATTTAAAATATATTGCCCAACAGGAAAATATTAATATTGTGTCCGATGCTATTTTTATGGTGGCTCAAATTGCCCAAGGGGGGTTAAGAGATGCGGAAAGTTTACTCGATCAATTAAGTTTATTATCCGGTGAAATTACCGTTGAAAAAGTTTGGGATTTAGTGGGGGCAGTTCCTGAACGAGATTTAATCAGTTTATTAGAAGCTATTAACTCAGGAGATACAGCCATTATTTTAGACTGTATTCGTCAACTTCTCAACCGAGGTCGGGAACCTTTAATTGTTCTGCAAAATTTAGCCGGATTTTATCGAGATTTATTAATTGCTAAAAGCGCACCTAATCGTCCTGATTTAGTTGCCTTAACTCAACCGACTTGGGAAAAATTATGTCAATTTTCTCAACATTGGAATCATGAAATTATTTTAGCAGGTCAGAAGCATTTGCGGGAAAGTGAAGCTCAAATTAAACATACAACTCAACCGCGTTTATGGTTAGAAATAACCTTATTAGGGTTACTTCCCGCCGCGTTACAAAAATCCGTTGTCACCCAAACGGTTTCTGTTGTTCAAACCCCTCAAACAACGGTTCAAACTCCACCTCAATATGTACAACGTTCAGAACCTTCACCTCCTCCCCAAAACCCCGTTAATGTTCCTGTCTATCAACCAACATCTAACCCAGAACCTCAACCTCAAGTTAAAGCAGAAATTCCGGCAATTCCCGCAGAACCTCCTATTGTTATTGATGGTAATATAGAACAAATTTGGCAACAAGTATTAGCTTGTATTCAACTCCCTGGAACACAATCTTTCTTTCGACAACAAGGGAGTTTAATTCAGTGTAATTCTGATGTTGCATATATTAAAATGAAGTCTGAACCTGTACTGAAAATGGCACAGACTAAACAAAAATTATCCAGTTTAGAAAAAGCATTTCAACAGGTTTTTGGTCATCCGGTTAAAATTAATTTTGATACCGGAGGAGGAACGTCTGCTTATCGCGTACAAGAAGTCACTCCCCCATCTCCCTCTTATTCCCCGGTTGAGAATTCTAGGGTTTCTTCTCCAGAAATATCACCCAATTCTTCAATTAATCATCAAGAACAACAACAAATTTCTTCTTCTCCTGATCAGGATATTCGAGAATCTGATCAAATAGATCAGGTTAAAATGGAAACGGAAATGGAAACAGGCAAGATGCCTGTTCCACTTGAAAAAGTTGAATTAACTCCTGAAGAAATGGATGCTCAAGCTGTTCTGATGGCTTCTCAGAAATTAGCTGAATTTTTCAAAGGTCAAATGATTGATTTAGGAGAAAAACAAACTTCTAAAACGTCTATTTTATTAAGCCAAAAAGATGATATTGTTGATAAAATTGAGGATGATAATTTTATAGAGCCTGATGAGATCGAGGAAGACAATTATGATGATTTTTAA
- a CDS encoding phycocyanobilin:ferredoxin oxidoreductase, translated as MVNTSAVSIREQQHSLIRQLANQIEVSWSQYLDLEPYHLPEDLGYVEGRLEGEKLIIENRCYQTQHFRKLHLELARVGQALDILHCVMFPRVEYDIPMFGADLVGGRGQISAAIVDLSPTHLDRSLPLSYQQQLQPQPQQYFSQPREVPTWGDIFSEFCLFVRPTTPEEETQFLQRVTQYLKVHCEYAIAQSPISEEQKLEMIAGQKHYCTQQQQNDKTRRVLEKAFGQDWASNYMTTVLFDCVET; from the coding sequence ATGGTCAATACTTCTGCTGTTTCCATTCGAGAACAACAACACTCCCTCATCCGCCAACTCGCCAACCAAATTGAAGTGAGTTGGAGTCAATATTTGGATTTAGAACCTTACCATCTCCCAGAAGATTTAGGGTATGTGGAGGGTCGCCTAGAAGGGGAAAAACTCATTATTGAGAATAGATGCTATCAAACCCAACACTTTCGCAAGCTCCATTTAGAATTAGCGAGGGTCGGTCAAGCCCTTGATATTCTTCATTGTGTGATGTTTCCCAGAGTGGAATATGATATTCCTATGTTTGGAGCCGATTTAGTCGGGGGACGGGGGCAAATTAGTGCCGCCATTGTTGATTTATCCCCAACCCATTTAGACCGCAGTTTACCCTTATCTTATCAACAACAATTACAACCGCAACCCCAACAATACTTTTCCCAGCCCCGTGAAGTTCCGACTTGGGGAGATATTTTTTCAGAATTTTGTTTATTTGTGCGACCCACAACACCGGAAGAAGAAACCCAATTTTTACAAAGGGTCACCCAATATTTGAAAGTTCATTGTGAATATGCGATCGCTCAATCTCCGATTTCCGAAGAACAAAAATTGGAAATGATTGCGGGTCAAAAACATTATTGTACACAACAACAACAAAACGATAAAACTCGCCGTGTTCTGGAAAAAGCCTTTGGTCAAGACTGGGCAAGTAATTATATGACAACGGTTTTGTTTGATTGTGTAGAAACTTAA
- a CDS encoding twin-arginine translocase TatA/TatE family subunit has protein sequence MFGLGWPEIAIILVVALLIFGPKKIPEIGKSLGQSLRGFKDELSNPSDGSESISEETEQNSHKS, from the coding sequence ATGTTTGGTTTAGGATGGCCGGAAATCGCAATTATTTTAGTCGTGGCGCTCTTAATTTTTGGCCCGAAGAAAATACCTGAAATTGGAAAAAGTTTAGGTCAAAGTCTACGAGGGTTTAAAGATGAACTCTCTAACCCCTCCGATGGCTCTGAGTCTATCTCGGAAGAGACAGAACAAAATTCCCATAAATCTTGA